The DNA sequence agtccatcctgaccatagctaaaattccttttctgaagatttcccttctttaaatctttcttacatatcatctactttcctacagagtttcctttatttccatcagtcttagttacactaagcagaattttgtactcttagaaaccccttaatctctagtgaagactaagtattaaccaattgtgaactgttagaACAGAAAtcttcagatgtcaaatttatgaaacagttaagtgcaaaacacgtttaccaacagatttaaatactcttagtttctttgcagttaagaagtcaaaagcacaaacctacatccagtaattaatgacttagcattttattctttaagacctagatgtccacaatttagttccatttgtcacccaagcaaaactttaaaactttcaggttaccaaagactttgaaagctacttcagcaattacccattaaaactttgagacagacaattaaccatcagtttagtcatctctttgctaacaaattttaacaaataacatgagcttatttgaccttcagtaaacatcgaagtttcacatttactgctgataacttaaaagacacatcttatcttaacaacaaacttaacttagttccagtactgatttacatttcacctggacccactccactttgaatgtttacctgaaaCACAAGTgcgaagatctggagtggggggtgttaggtccagggggtgctcttcttgctccttgaccgTGAAAGGGGACGTAGCCgcggtgcatgatctagaggctagtagtcatgcaggctgcatgCACGTTGGTGAACAGAAataggagaaaggggaaacagaaggaaaaaagtgctgccaggaggcagagaaaggattcctggTTTTGGAgttcataagccccaacagaggagcagatgccatgctttcccaccagcaaggggggaggggttaagcagtccaagtcgggccagagaacacagggaaacttccccgaaacaaagggagtttcagcagctgcttgggaatattccttgcggtctctgtctcgagttagactaaccccagttggctccagttataagcattaacacgggaagtgagtgagggagaaacccccacaaatactgggagaaacagagaaataaagccagagtcccctttgctagggatggcccagcaacctgggtttactagaagaAGGCTTATTTACGTAATTATCATCAAATATGTCAGGAGGAAGTTTACTAGCTGACTCATTTGGGCAAACACATTCCGCAAAAGCCCCTTAGTCTGGGGTCCTGGTgcagagcaatgaaggcctaggCATGAGCCCtgaaggtatcctaggtccatttgccctgtttcctgcagaggagatctaactgatagatcccactgaggccatgcagtgttacaggagctcagtcctttcctaagttttgcaatccaaattatttccagtggtttaaaaggcaccccaaggtagagtccttgggaactaaagaagcctactgaggccatactcccagaaatgtaaagaaggtccattaccaaTCCCCCCTGACTCCTGGGTAGCGTCCCACGCAGGATACGTCAGAGGTTCCTATGTGTCAAAAGCGACCGGAGGCGTCCCTCAACAAAATTGCTATTGATCACCGTTTTGCCTTCCCTGAGAAGGCATTCCTGCCGttaaaggccctggaggggttGCCGGCGAccctccacttccccatcacATCCTAGGCTGctgatgggtgcctggtgaatggaccaAAACGctgtgccatgccatgccatcgtctgtcctgaagactgcatactgttttgccattttaacccatggaaatactagaaaagtttggcaaggggaaattacccaatttcgtAGCTCTAGGCAGTctgtagaagacactgacaagaaacagtaaagactgaaatccatcatggtctaagcgacattccaacacatgtggtccttgtagccaacttccctaggaaatggTCCCCGGTTGCGttttaattcaatcgggtactggtttcggccagctcccagtggaggtctcgtggccagaagtggctagaccagggatgtggaggggatcacattagatcaatcaggaggaaacctcacacgggagtcttgagattggcagccgtcctggtgacttaggtggctgtcccgtgcccaagagagacaactttatacaagaacaggaataaagagaggccatCAGGTTTCTGGGTCCTATTGCCATtccggccagggtactaacttacagccaaaaggcagacgctcTCCTCCCCATAGAGTAGCCACaggctagaggattacagcctgagcaactgacatgcaagtgttccaataagaccatactccttgaaaagcccctgaaacgagagtaaaggaagaagagagggaatacTCACCACTTTTGcaccaaagctcagagtccaaatgtgaAGACTCACAAATCTCCTGGCTGGCTCGCCaaaatgatgaagttctcgaacctaggtgaggttcagtggggtgaggttcggagccgacggctaaagaaagaattcttaagatgtctctggtgcaaaaaggtggtttattagagcacggggacaggacccgtgggcaggcagagatgcggctgccccgggcCTGTGAgcagtgtctggttatatacacaggagttgggtaggtgaggacaaagggctgttcagaagggctattgggacaaagaagactgtcaggatattgacggcctggttactatcaagccaaggccactttccctctaatgaggcactaacataaagacaattgggagtctcctggtggaatgttacattcctgctatcaagcgtccttgtgagtgagatttaggtttttttttttttttaaagattttatttatttatttgtcagagagagatcacaagtaggcagagaggcaggcagagaaagaggaggaagcaggctccctgctgagcagagagcccgatgcgggactcgatcccaggaccctgagatcatgacctgagccgaaggcagtggcttaatccactgagccacccaggcgcccgagatttaggttttaaaagaaatttaactttatttacttttccttctacctccatcTCCTTcgtttttttatggaggggagggtgacgttagggcttgaggaactgagttatgtgtctttggaaattgggctattgataaggtaacttctttgttgtaaatctcaaggacattgtaaaccaagagagactccttccttgcaggactgtgatctctgcaagataaccatttgctcttcttttagggcagtcagggatgcctgtggaatgccacacatattaccaaggggaatgggtggagagggggtgcaaggcgccagcccctgctccgttctcagccagcctcctactccctcacaATAATAAAGTAGCAACTACTGCAGAAATCAGTGCCCTAGTGAGGGGTGCCTCGGATGGGACATATAGTTGGGTTTAGGCCCCTTTATCCTGCTGTGGCTTAGCACAAAAGGGAGGCACAATGTGTTGCAtagttcaaataaattaattttaaaagaaggggGGGacgcagaggaggaggaggagaaggaaaaggggaggTGGTGGCCTCTGGTCTAGTGCCCACCATAGGCTCCAGCTCCGGAGTGGCCTAAACCCTGTCCCATTCCCAGGTGAGGGAACTTGGCCTTAGTTCTCTCCTTAGTTCTCCAGGAAAGAACAATCCAATTTCAGCTAGGAACTCTTCCTGCAGCTGACATACTGGGCCAAACTTTTATGTAggtagtggggaggggagggagacaaCCCTGGGGGCTTGTATGTTAAATGTGGAATTTCCTACCTCCGGGATGACCACAGGGTGCTAATGGTTCTGGGGGTGGGCAGTGCAGGCCTCATTCAGTCCACGAGTATCTAGCCAGCATCTACCAGTTGTGAGCCTAGGACACCttcaggctgggggtgggggcagggaggtgggggatggtcAATAAGCCAGCAGCAAGCCCACACACAGTCATGGTATCCGGAAAGGGAACTTCACCATGCCCAAAATTCAGGCCTGTGGGTCACTGCCCAAAGCTTGCCTCCAGAAATGCATTCAGCTGAGCTATTGTCAAGGCAGGTGGCCTTTTTTTGGTCCTGTCTCTCCTAGACCTGGTCAGGCCCTCAAATGAGCAGCCTTGGAGTCCCACAGCTCCTCGCCTTTAAAGTTCTTTCCACAGTGGAACTCTTGTGGAGATTAGTAGGATTCTTTGATGCTTCTCCCCCACCATTCTAAAAACTACAGGGCCTGGTAAAGGCGTTCTTGGAGCATGCGGGGCATGGTCCCTGACATATAAGGGGTGCTCAAGAAATGGGCTAAGTGAGTCAATGATAAAGGAGAAAGGCAGGTAATGTTTTCCCCTTTTATAGGCAATAAAACATGCCCGGACAGGTGTGACTGCCTTCTGGCCCAGTTCCTACAGTAGGAGCATGCGGAGCATAGGGCCACACCTTATGGCCTCCCAGGccctcctccagcttctcctcTGCTCCTCGGAGGGCAGAGCCAGTTCTGAGCCTCCGAAACAAGACTGGCTTCCCAGGAAAAGATCCTATGGCAGATGTGGAGCAAGTGACAGCCCATTGATAACAATAATAGCATTTAGAATGTACCAAACTATTTCCACAGCAGCTCTTTGAGGCAGCTTCTGTTAGCATCCTctctttaaagatgaagaaacggAGCACAGTGGTTAAGTGCCATGGCCATGGTGGTAGCAGAGCCAAAGTCACAGAAGTAAGTTGCCTCTGCTGCTGCGCAGAACATCAGCATGGGCATCAGAGGTTAGGTGCTCCCCGGGCTCTGCTTGCAATGTCCCATGTCCcgacttcctcatctgtagacGGTGACCATTAATAATGGTTAGCCATAGGGTTGCTGGAAGGATAATGCACGCGGAGTTTAGTACAGTGCCCAGCAGatgatcaataaatgttaattattgatatttttgttatCGTTTGGAGAGTTTCTGGGCCTAGAAAGGAGGGCTGCAGGGCGGTATCATCGCACAGACTGCAGATGAGGTCACtctggggcaggggtgtggggcccCTCTCCCGCCCTCACCCGCCCACAGCGGGCGGGGCGAGAGTGAGGGGGACAGCGGCCCCGCCCCgtcagacttttttaaaaagggatgctGGGTGCAGGCGCAGGCGCAGAAAGTCCAGCCACCCGTCTGGCGTAGCCCCTGAGGCGCATGCGCATGGAGGGGTGCGCGAGCCCCCTGGGCGAGGCCCGCGCGCGCCTCAGCCCCGCGGTGCTGTGCCGCGGCCCCGTGGAGCCGCTCGTCTTCCTCGCCAACTTCGCTTTGGTCCTGCAGGGCCCGCTCACTACGCAGTACTTGTGGCACCGCTTCAGTGCCGACCTCGGCTACAATAGGACCCGCGACAGGGACAGCTGCAGCAACCACAGCGCGGACCCCGTCGTGAAGGTGGCGGCGCGGGAGGAGCGCGGGAGGAGCGCGGGAGGAGCGCGGAGCCGGGCAccggcggtggggtgggggcggggggaggtggccCGGGCGGGAGCGTGGGGGCGGCCGAGGGGCGGGGCTTGCGTCCGGGAGAGGGCCGGCTGGTTTGGGGGTAGTGGGCGGGGCCAGAGCAAAGTTGGGGCCAGAGCAAAGTTGGGGCCTGAGCGACCGCTGCGGGGGAAGAGGGGCGGGTGTTGTGCTTAATGTCGCTCTGGGTAAAGCGAGGCCATGAGGATTAACAAAAGAGTGAAAGTAAGGGAGTGGGACCGTGGTCCATTCCCCCATAAGCCAGGGCCAAGTTTTTGGGAGTTTTACTAAGATTCTCTGAGGTTTAGGGCTTCGAGGAGAGTCCCTATCCCTGTATCTCCCAGGATGGTGGTGGTTTGCGGGACGGGCAGCCCACAGTGAGGAATAGCACCTGTTTATGATTCATGTCCCCACAGGAAGTGGAGACCCTTACCTCCCACTGGACCCTTTACATGAACCTGGGCGGCTTCCTGGTGGGGCTGTTCTCGTCCACCCTGCTGGGTGCCTGGAGTGACTGCGTGGGCCGCCGTCCCCTGCTGGTGCTGGCCTCCCTGGGCCTGTTGCTGCAGGCGCTGGTGTCCATCTTCGTGATGCAGCTGGAGCTCCACGTGGGCTACTTCGTGCTGGGCCGGATCCTTTGCGCGCTACTGGGGGACTTCAGCGGCCTGCTGGCTGCAGGCTTTGCCTCGGTGGCGGATGTTAGCTCCAGCCGCAGCCGCACCATTCGAATGGCCCTGCTGGAGGCATGCATCGGGGTGGCAGGGATGCTGGCCAGCCTCCTTGGGGGCCACTGGCTCAGGACCCAGGGTTATGCTAACCCCTTCTGGCTGGCCTTGGCCTTGTTGATAGCCATGACTCTCTATGCAGCCTTCTGCTTTGGTGAGACGGTAAAGGAGCCAACACCTGCACCGCTCTTCACGCTCTGC is a window from the Neovison vison isolate M4711 chromosome 5, ASM_NN_V1, whole genome shotgun sequence genome containing:
- the SLC46A1 gene encoding proton-coupled folate transporter, with protein sequence MRMEGCASPLGEARARLSPAVLCRGPVEPLVFLANFALVLQGPLTTQYLWHRFSADLGYNRTRDRDSCSNHSADPVVKEVETLTSHWTLYMNLGGFLVGLFSSTLLGAWSDCVGRRPLLVLASLGLLLQALVSIFVMQLELHVGYFVLGRILCALLGDFSGLLAAGFASVADVSSSRSRTIRMALLEACIGVAGMLASLLGGHWLRTQGYANPFWLALALLIAMTLYAAFCFGETVKEPTPAPLFTLCHHRSIVQLYASPAPEKSRRHLALYSLVIFMVVTVHVGAQDILILYELSRPLCWDSRLIGYGSAVHHLSYLTSLVGLRLLQHCLADTWVAEIGLAFNILGMVVFAFATITPLMFTGYGLLFLSLVITPIIRAKLSRLVGESEQGALFSAVACVNGLAMLMASGIFNSLYPATLNFMKGFPFLLGAGLLFIPAILIGVLEKANPHPELQHFPQSP